The Deltaproteobacteria bacterium genome contains a region encoding:
- a CDS encoding cobalt-precorrin-5B (C(1))-methyltransferase → MTLRHGFTTGTAAAAAAKAACLSLLGRPVPECIDVPLPVGERLTIPIHEIRPDGGGVLAAVVKDGGDDPDATHKAVIRAWVGQRADKNGIELRGGSGVGRVTKPGLPVAVGEAAINPAPRAQILQAVAEALDGRELDLTVEIRVDDGERLAQKTFNPRLGIVGGISILGTRGTVKPFSHAAYQATISQSLDVMRATGLDCPCLTTGGRSERFLRQLHPRISETACVQVADFFAFSMREVGRRGFSRMLWAVFFGKLVKQAQGRPSTHAHKTRVDLAELADWCAACGLDAALCARVAKANTALHALEEISGHPRQTELFAHIVNRATQFARHFAGVSLRVDYVLFDFSGRPLFATEDAA, encoded by the coding sequence ATGACCCTGCGTCACGGCTTCACCACGGGCACGGCGGCGGCAGCGGCGGCCAAGGCCGCCTGTCTGAGCCTGCTGGGCCGGCCCGTTCCGGAATGCATCGACGTGCCCCTGCCCGTGGGCGAGCGCCTGACAATTCCCATCCACGAAATCAGGCCTGACGGCGGCGGCGTCCTGGCCGCCGTGGTCAAGGACGGGGGCGACGATCCGGACGCGACCCACAAGGCCGTGATCCGGGCCTGGGTGGGCCAAAGGGCGGATAAAAATGGCATCGAGCTGCGCGGAGGCTCCGGGGTGGGCCGCGTGACCAAGCCTGGTCTGCCCGTGGCCGTGGGCGAAGCGGCCATCAATCCCGCGCCCCGCGCCCAGATCCTGCAAGCCGTGGCCGAGGCCCTGGACGGACGGGAACTGGATTTGACCGTGGAAATCCGGGTCGATGACGGCGAACGCCTGGCCCAAAAAACCTTCAATCCGCGCCTGGGCATTGTCGGCGGCATTTCCATTCTGGGCACGCGGGGCACGGTCAAGCCCTTCAGCCATGCCGCCTACCAGGCCACCATCAGCCAAAGCCTGGATGTCATGCGGGCCACCGGCCTGGACTGCCCCTGTCTGACCACGGGCGGACGCAGCGAGCGCTTCCTGCGCCAGCTCCATCCCCGAATCTCCGAGACTGCGTGCGTACAGGTTGCCGATTTTTTCGCATTTTCCATGCGAGAGGTCGGGCGGCGCGGGTTTTCGCGTATGCTTTGGGCCGTGTTTTTCGGCAAGCTGGTCAAACAAGCCCAGGGCCGGCCCTCGACCCACGCCCACAAAACCCGCGTGGACCTGGCCGAGCTGGCGGACTGGTGCGCGGCTTGCGGTCTGGACGCGGCGCTGTGCGCACGGGTGGCCAAGGCCAATACTGCCCTGCACGCCCTGGAGGAAATTTCCGGGCATCCGCGTCAGACGGAGCTCTTCGCCCACATCGTGAACCGGGCCACCCAGTTTGCCCGGCACTTCGCCGGGGTGTCCCTGCGGGTCGATTATGTGCTCTTTGACTTTTCCGGCCGCCCGCTCTTTGCCACGGAGGACGCGGCATGA